Part of the Vigna angularis cultivar LongXiaoDou No.4 chromosome 1, ASM1680809v1, whole genome shotgun sequence genome, aaataatattttggtcccaaaaatacttatttgggtcaaaatgttttataatttctattaggaaaattaaaatgttttattctacatttattAGAAGTATATCCCTTTTGcacacaataaaaatatgttacaCAATTTTTATTCCTAAAATAAGACTTATCTTTTTCTATCCATATTGTCGCAACTGATACCGTGACGAGGACGACGaaccattttaaaaatataataacattttgaAAATTAGAGTTTGAAGTCGTAACCATAGTCTATTCTATAAAATTACGAATGTTTGATAAGTCATAGTCTACAAATCAAGATTTTGAGTCCAGGAGTCGGTTACGCCTAGGGAAATATGGAATGTATTAACACCCTACAATGTTTGCCCAAGGAcagcagtacctttaattaaatgtataaagttgatgtggttttcaagatatcatttcttacaaaaaataagaGTGTAAGACAACACTaaagaaacataaatattttgtattttttaggAAGCCCGACAACGattagccttgctcctacgtattctcatgggAGAAACTAGgggtacgtagttcttttaaaactcttcattgaaaatgattttgagAAAATGATTTGTATTATAGGAAAGTAGaaccgacaaggattgaccttgctcctataTATATCTACTCATGACAGAAAATCCGGGATCACGTAGTTATGGTTGAACTCTTCATTTAAAAATGTTGATATTTTTGGTTTTCAAGAACTTTATGATTTTTTCGTAATGTCATGACATAAACAACGAGCTAAACACAAAACAAGTGAAGGATAAAaatagttttgtgattttttttaagacttttgtattttttatagtttttacaTGAttgatatgattaaaaaaataatggtaaaaacaatcatatgaatatttatactaatttcCAAGAAATctacttttttcattttttttgaaattaattatcaaGCAAATCCGAGGCTTGACATGACCatcgatattttttaaattattgtaaaaaatttaatcatcAAACAAGTCTGAGACTTGACATAACAAtagaaattattatgaaaaatttaaggcttaatatcctattttgtccctagtttcgctcgaaaatgtcaaattagttcatcctttaaaaaatgcgtcaattacgtcctcacttaataaaatttgcatcaatgaaatcccttccgttaaatccgtacaaacggcgttaattgaGGAActagaagaaagagaaaaataattaacgccgtttgtacggatttaacgtaagggatttcattgatgcaaaatttattaagtgaggacgtaattgatgcattttttaaaggatggactaatttgacattttcgagcgaaactggaCTAATATGTGAAAATAGTCACGATTtgacaacaaaaacaaaacactcTAGTAGAAGGGATCGCGATGTAAGGCCAACCATtgaatctttctttttttgttttgagaTTTTGGTTCttgaaagaaaatatgtttggactttattattattttttatttattttgaaatccgTTTTTTTTACATTCACAACTTATATACatgaaagtttgaaaattttagttatttgagCATGTCAAAGGTGTACAAATCATATAGATAAATCAagtgaggtgtacaaacctcgtggagggtatGCTAACCCTATGATGAAGGAATTGAGGTGTACAAAGCTCGTGGAGGGTACGCTAACCCTATGAATTAAGGAATTGAGGTATACAAACATTGTAGAGTATATTAACCTTATGAAAGAAGGAATTGAGGTATACAAACCTCGTGAAGGATATgttaaccctatggatgaaggaATTGAGGTATGCAAATCTCGTGGAGTGTATgttaaccctatggatgaagaaattgagttatgcaaacctcgtggagggtatGCTAACCCTATGAATGAAGGAATTGAGGTATGTAAACCATGTGAAGAGTATgctaaccctatggatgaaggaATTAAGGTATACAAACCTCGTTGAGGGTATGTTAACCGTATTGATGAATGAATTGAGGTATACAAACCTCGTAAAGAGTATgttaaccctatggatgaaggaATTAGGGTGTGAAACTTCGTGGATGGAGTGTTATGGATGAAGTTGTtgaggtgtgcaaacctcgtgaagggtgttttaaccctatggatgaaggaAGTGAGAtttacaaacctcgtggagggtgtcttAACCCTATGGATCAATTTTTTTAGGTGTGTTAAACTCATAGAGGATGTCCTAGCCCTATGGATGAAATTGTTGAGGTGTGCGATTCTCGTAGAGGGTGTCTTATCCTTATGGATATATTTGTTGAGGTGTGCTAATCTCGTGGAGGGCGTCTTAACCCTATGGATGAGGTTGTTGAGGTATGCAAACCTCATGAAGGGTGTACTAACCTATAAATGAAGGTATGAAGGTGCGCAAACCTCTGGGAGAGTGTGTTAACCTAATGGAGAAAGTTGTTTAGGTGTGCAAACCTCATGGATGGTGTcctaaccctatggatgaaggaAGTGAGATGTGCAAACCTCTTAGAGGGTGTCCTCATTGTATAGATAAATTTGTTGAGGTGTGCTAGCCTCATGGAGGGTGTCCTaacctatggatgaagttgttgaggtgtacaaacctcgtggaggttGTCCTAATCCTATGGATGTAGTTTTtgaggtgtgcaaacctcgtgaagggtgtcctaaccctatggatgaaggtGTGGAGGTGTGCAAACCTTGTGAAGGGTGTCCTAACCCTATGTATTAAGTTGTTGAGGTGTGCATATCTCATGGAGGTTGTCCTAACTCTATGGATGTAGTTGTTTACGTGTGCAAATTGAGTTTTGAAGGACAATGTAGAAATCGAGCTTATGAGCCAATGTGGGAATTGGGTCTGTGGGCCAATGTAGACATTGAACTTAGATGTCGGTGTCGGAAATGAGTTTTGAAGGACAATGTATAAATCGGGCTTATGAGCCAACATGGGAATTGAACTTTGAGGCCTTTTGCAGTATATGGGATTTGATGACCAATGTAAAAGTTGGGCTTGTTGGTCAATGTAGAAATTGAATTTGGAGGCCAATGTTGGAACTGGGATTTGATGGTTAGTGTGAAAATTGGGTTTTGAGGCCATTATGAAAACTGAGTTTGGAGTCGAGTGTGGAAATTAGGCTTTGATAATCCAAACAAAACTAAGGTTGTtactatcaaaattaaaaataatgaaaatttcaaaatattaattttaaattttgatttatcttTTCTAGGCTTAAAAAAAGGTTGAATTGGGCTTAAACAAAATTGGGTTTGAACGTCAGATGTGCTGATTTTGAAAGGATCATATGGGTTGAGATATGCAAGTCTGACttagaaaaatattagaaaaacaaatgtttttattatttttctttgaattgattgacattgattttaaaaaatgtaatgaaatgtgaaaattatgaaatatttttatattatttttcaactcATTTACTTTTTACTGAAGAAAATAGCATCAAGGTGGCAATTGGACCAATAGGCatgaaaacctttttttatcACAGTgaaaaaacttaaagaaaaaaaattggatttttttttcaaaattttatttttattatggaCATGTAGATCATTCACTAAGATCtgaaaaatatcaataaaacaaGTTTATGCACATGctatttttcactttaataatcACAATACAAaatgttcaaaacatttttacaagattaaatgagaaaatcatgaatttgaaaatatgttaaaaaaaccattttacctctgtttttcttttaaattcagAGAAAATGGGCTCAAAGGAAACCATAATAGTAAAGGAATCTAATGGGTTCGAGAACGGTTCTTTTtcgtctttttattttttttatttacaatgaaaagaaaaaagaaaatagatttcaaataattttattaaaaatgtgatgAGATATGAAAGTTATAAACATGCTAAAAGaatcttttcatatttttaaaatttcagaaATTCGACTCAAAGAAGGACGCGAACACCAAGTTTAATTAACTACAAAATTATTCTTTACCatcctaataaaaaataaagaaaaaacttggaaaatatgatttcaatttttcatttttttttctgaaagttttatttattcattttaaaattttagagaaattgATACAAGGGAAATCATATATGACAACTGGACCTAATGGACGCGACACTATTTCTtgtattatcataaaaaagacCTTGGAAAATATGAGTTCattgatttttttagaaaaataaatggttttcatttccttttttttttatttttttcatgtttttattaagaaaataaatttatatacatgTTATGAATGTATAATGTATTTGcaatgtattatatattatgtattgtgtatttaccattttcttttggttttttgattttttttgattttttttcttttgaccGGTATTATTGACACCATAATTAACCAAAACTGTTGACACAATCAAATTTTTTGGTTATAAAAGGAGTGCTTAACGCTTTACGCGTCATTTTGAGTCGTTGAGATGTGAGCATGTGGGCTCCCTTTTGAGAGTTTGTGAGAGCTTCTGAACGTTGTGAGCCTCTCTCAAAAGATTCAAGCAGTCTAATAAAgtatcttaattaaaatattaatatctaatttaatttaatttaattataatattattaggttttgaatttttttttttacattaaaaaagttCAGGCAATCTCAGTTCTAAAGATAAAAAACTAAGTTcataaatagaaatataaaatataggtGCTTTTATTTATAGTATAAAAGTGACATAACGAGCACAAGAGTCATGTCTATGGCAACAGCTTAAGCATTTGATAAAATAGAACTACTTGTTTGGCTGTGATGCACCATGCAGACCGCTGAAGTATGCCTGAGGATTGCTCTCAAATACTCCTCTTGATATGTAACTTCCATCCCCACCAGGGGCCTTCATATATCCTCCTGAACCACCGCCACCGCCGCCGCTTGAATTTCCACCACCACTACCTTTTCCACCGCCGCCTCCCTTGCCACCACCGCCTCCCTTTCCACCTCCTCCGCCACCTTTGCCACCCATCTTTCAAATGATAACCTCCTAAAGTTGCTGATAGCAGTGTACAGAAGATTTTTAATATCTCAGCAATGTGAAATGCAATCTCATTTGATTAGCTATTTATAGAAGAGAAAAATGGAAAGCTCTGTTCAAAggaattaatgttttctttGACGCAGTTAACGATAGTGTAGAGATAATTAAAATTCTGCTGTTATTCCCAATGAATGCATGGATTCAAGAATTGAActtggaaaattttcaaatgtttttaaCCGTAACTGTTAGTTTCAGACACCGTTAGACATGGTTTTTCCAATGCGTATAATGAATGACGTACAGAGGAAGTTgaagaaaaagtattttataccatctattatataaacatatttcgACTAGTAACTTCATCAAGTTAATTACATGCtctttaaaatgtattttgatttACCTGCAGTCTTATCTTtaatgatttgtttttttttcttgatgtcaaatttaaagaaaatgtaatttaGAAATCAACACAAGTACCGAAACATAGTAATTTATATCCATTTAAAGTAGTTGTTCCGCATAAAAAGCTTTTGCTTTTAAGTGTGTTTATAAATATTCCTCTAAGCATGTTtagaaaactttgtttttaaagacttttaagagaaaaaaagaaaaaaaacattttgaacttttaataaattacattagtttatatacaaattaaaaattaagaaaatataacaatCTTATTAGAAtttgtagaagaaaaaaaagtactaAAACCGACCAGGTTGCCAACTCACTCAATTTCACCCCGTACCATGTGACAAATGACTTAGAGGTGAAACTTACctctcaatttattttaataaaaaaatagttaaaagatcaactttttatattatattatttaaagaatatgaatatatgataatattaagttttagttattaatgataataataatctaatatgaaaatgtaataataattttaattcattcaattagaataatcaattaactaattaaaaacataaaaatatacttttatttatatgttttttaaagttgacaattatatttgaaaatatatacttCTTGCAATAGATccattatattatgatttaagtaactttttttatagATGTGTGAACTCAAAAAATTTCACActattcatttatttgtttgagagtgtgatttgagaacaaaatacattacttaattataattcctaagaagaaaaatgatgttaaaaatcTTAAATCACATGTAAACTAAAGAAAATATGATGGTGTAACATCctatttttaatagtaaaatactactaaaatgaaatattacatatataaaaattgaatctttataaaaaaataaacacacgaAGGATAAGGTCTATACCTATAGAATCATCTGATTTTCCAACTACTTCACCCCACTTCGTATAGAAACAATTGAAAAGATTGTCttcctaagctcacaccattaaggtgatcatctcaaagaaaaaacaacacaCATATAGACAACACAAAagaaaagggtaagctagaaaTAGAAACACTCATACTACCGatcatacattaaagaaatagaaacacTCATACAAGTGATCAGAAATCACACAACAACACAACTTTATCATGGCATCCGGATACTCAAATTTAGGTAAAGAAAACTGCTTTGAAAATCTCATCAACAGCTGTGAAAGGGTCCAAAACCCCCCAAAATAACCTAAAGAACGTCAAAAACCGATAACCGAAACCCCAAATTTGAGAacccaaaaactaaaaaaaaacaaaagctgTTAAGTGGTGCTTAGGGCCCCAAAACGGGCGCTCGGGCGCCAGATCCCTGGAACAGGGGCACTCAGAGGACGCCCATGGGGCGTTCAGGCGAGTTCTTCTCGCAAAAATGATGCCCAGGGGCCCCTTGGAGGGCGCCCAACGCTACAGTAGGTTCTAAAATTCCCCTATTTTGAATTTAGTGACCCTCTACAcaagtttaaatgatttctAAACACTCCTAGGGATTGAGAAACTTCTAGAAACAAACCCAAACTGACCTATGAAAACCCAAATTTCGTTCTATAAGCTACCCAAACTACAATGTACACTTTCTAACCCGCCATATCAATTTCCCAACTGCATAACCAGGTCCAAATACACTTGCTAATACGCCCCAACACCTTAGATTGCTCACAGTCACCGTGTTTCAAGATCTCACCATTCAAAACCCCAAATTTTGCCAAAAACCTCTAAGAACTCACCTTAAGATGACACCAATTGTCCTATACCGAATCTTTCTCATTTAATAGCCTAGACAAGTCCTAATGGCTCTTATAACACACTCTCAACTGTCCAAAATAGTCAACACCTCTTACTTCTAATTCTTACTACTCAAAACCTCCCATTTTTCCAATAAAACACTTCAAAACTTCAACGATGAACCTCAATCTTTGCTTCATATCAGTTTTCAATCATCTTACTCTTCTAACAAGTGCCAATTAACCACATAACAATGCTAGACTAGCTGTCATCTCACTACCAAATTCTCAATTTCACTCACCAAAACCTCTTGTTTAAGCTTGAAAATCATGtaattcactctcaattactCCAACCACTTTAAGATTCCCATTTAAAATACAACCTCCAAACACATAATCATTACAATAAAACAATCTAAACATATCACAACAAGCATTCAAACATCAAATCACCTTGGATCATCATTTAAACTTAAACATCACTAAAACAATAATTACAAATACATGCAATTCACTTTATACTACATAGATTTATAAAATTCAGATCAACACAATAATCTAAAACAAGTTCTAACTTACCTGACTTCACAAGAAAACTGTCAACTCAAAGAACGTTCCGTTGATTACTTGAAATGTAGGGAATCTCTAGACGAACCTACAAAATATCAATTGAAAATGGACAGAGTCCTTAGAATTCTAGATGAACCAATAATGATTAGGAGAAACATGATTACACATGCAAAAGACACTAGATTCTTTTAAAAACGAATTAAGAATAAACGAggaaaaaggaataaaaacttacttgctctattaCAGAAATTGATCGGCTAGAATTGAAGACCTTGACGCCATGAACGATTATACActcctgatcgtcaaatagATGACTCAAGAGtaagaactcttagagagaaggtagagattgtacgttttaaaataatgaaactcggttataacaaaactatttataataaaaccgtttaatattaaaataactatgtctcactatttttagactactAGCActtctaaaatactattttctgGGGTTTTACGTTCTCCCCAACAAGAAAAATTTTCGTCATCAAAAATTCACTTATCAAATAAAAGGAACAACCTACTCTCCTCTCATTGTCTATCATAGCCACCTATTTGACAAAAGATACTACTCCCCAACAACTTTACTGACATGAAAAACCATGCATCTATGCTAAAATGCTCTAGCGTTCAACAATGTAGATTGATCTAGCCATTATTCTCAAAACAAATTTGAGCCCTGAATCCTCAACTCTTAAGAACCTTTCTTTTACTTAACCAACCATGTTGTATCTACCACACTGTCAACTCCTCATCTGAATTTCGTTGCCTCTTGTGAAACTCTTCTAAAATTCTGCTAACCTTGACTTCAGATCAATCCTTGACTGATCTCCCTTGACCTTCTCTTGATTCTTCTAACAAACACCCTACAACTAACTTGATCACTACAACTTCTGATTTAATGTCAAATGTTAAACACTCATGATCACCTTTAAACACACTCATTCTGATTTAGTGTCAAACTAGAATTCTTATCCGTTGTAGTGACAAAACCAACTTGAACACTCCATCTTCACTTCTTCAACTTGCCAACCTAACCCATACTTAGATCTAAATCCTTCTCAAGTTGAAATCACTAGCTTGATTAATACTTATCCACCTTAAGATACCTCTCGAACTAGGATTTATCCAACCGTCCTAGCTCAACCACTTTGAAAAACTACCCAGTTATAGTACTTCACCTCACATACCTTACACTGTTGCCGTGATATATTCTCCCTTCTCTTAACCTAAAACCCCTTTTTTAGTACCCTAACTATCCCTTAATATACTACTAATCCTATCTTCAGCAACAAAAATctaatcttctaatttactatCTTACTAGATCCCTCTTGTCGAGCCCAAACTCAAAACTTTTTTCACATCTCTGAAAGCTCATGCAAAATAATTCACGTGACACTGCTCACGTTTCAATTTTATGACAATAAGGGATTTTCCAATCTTCTCTCTTCATCCATTGGCCACACAATGTTATTGGCCCCACCTTCAAttaactctctctctctctcctctctcaAAATGCTACAAGTGAAACCGTGAAAAAGGCACAAAAGAGATTTAAATCTCCCTCTGTCAGTGCCAATATCATGACATTATAAGAGTTGCCAATACGCAAATGAGCTTGCGACACGTGCCACCCAAGGAAAGGGAAGGTCGCTGTCTTGAGAGAAAGAAGATCTCCTTGGGCATGAAGGTCCTTCAAGAGCGTGAGGAAATCCTTGgattccaggtaaggggagtAGCTAGTATATCTCATATGTTTTGATGTGTGTGATTCTCTTAATCTTGTTTCGGTTGTTATGGGTTCTTTACCTATTGTGGGTGAGATGGGGTGTGCTTGCATGGGTATAGGTACGTATTTAATCTTTTACATAAATGCGAGATCGGGAGGTTGAGTGATAGTTTGAGAAGATGAGTATATAGGGAGTTCGGGTTTAATGTCTAGAAGAGAAAACAAGAGGGCGTGAGTGCTGGAATCCGGTAGTTTGAAGATTAATGTTGTAAGATGATGGTTTCGTAGTGATGACTCTTTCAGCCGTGTGATGCGGGAAGATGATGGTTTCGTAGTGATGACTTTTTCGGCCGTGTGATGCGGAAAAGAAATTCTCTTCGACCGTGTGATACGGGAAGATGATGGTTTTGTAGTAATGACTCTTTCAGCTGTGTGATGCGGAAAAGAAATTCTCTTCAGCCGTGTGATGCGGGAAGATGATGGTTTCATAGTGATGACTCTTCAGTCGTGTGATGCGGTAAAGAAATTCTCTTCGGTCGTGTGATGCGGGAAGATGATGGTTTGATAGTGATGACCGTGTGATGTGGGAAGATGATGATTTGATAGTGATGACTCTTCGGTTGTGTGATGTGGGAAGATGATGGTTTGATAGTGATGAATCTTCGGCCGTGTGATGCGAGAAGATGACGGTTTGATAGTGATGACCTATGATGCGAGAATATGATGGTTTGATAGTGATGACTCTTTTGGACGTGTGATGCGGAAAAGAGGTTCTCGTTGGTCGTGTGATGTGGGAAGAAGGTCGTGTGACTCATAATGAATTGGTTATGATGATTAGGTGGTGTGGTAGTGTAGAGGAAATAGATCGCTAAGTTGTGAGGATGATGTTGTGATGTTAATGTTTTGATGTTAATGTTGCTATGTTATATGTTTATGATTTAGTTATTAtgtgtttaaattattattatatatattgtgtgTTATGATATTTCTGGTTGCTCATCCTGgtatgttgtggttgtggtttctacctacgatgatcgtacttgcaCTAGAGTAGATGACGTGAGAGTTGGGATCTTTTATTTCGggaataattatttattctatttaaaagTTTCTAGACTTGGTATTCTTATTGTAAAAGAGATTATTTGAGATTTTTGGTTTGAACAGgaaacatttataattatgttttgctTCCgcatttttaattgaataaagttTGGCAATCGtaaatgaatgttttatgaaaatcttatgtttaaaaaaattttacacAATGACATCTTTAAAAATCGGGGTGTTACACACCACATCCCCTTTAGACAACTAGTCTTCAAACTTTTTCAGCTAACTCTTATTCTCCGCCCTTATCAAACTAATAACCTGAATCTTCTTTTTGTTCCAACCATTGTTAATGCTTATTCACCTCAAGATTGACACTACAACTTGAAACCAAAACTTAGCTTCTCTTCTTCATCTCATTAACCCATTTTCCTTGTTCAACGTCCTATATCACTTTATCATTTCAAAGTTGACACTACAGCCTGAAATCGTAGACTCACTTTATCCTTAAATAACAACATCATTACTACTTCAAAGAAGCTCATCCCTTACAAACAACCAACTCATGTTTAAGATAACTCTTCACACTTACCATAACTGATAAGAACAAGCCCACTACCATTCGCTGCGCTACTCTGATTCTCATACTTCCTTACTTATCAGTTCACTGAGAAGAGCGCTTTCTTCCTGCCAATTGTAACCCAAAAAAACAATCACTCTCGAAAACCCTTCTTCAAAACTATTATGATCTTGCAAAAACTCTAAGAACAATTGTCTTCCACTATaaccttttcattctattttccTCAAAACTATTTCTATTCCTTGAAAAAGAACATGCCAAAAAGCTACTCCTAGCTGCCCAGAGTTATACTAAACAGTCTCATTTTGTCCTCTACTTTTCTTTTGATGTCTATCAAACTTGTAGTTCTTCTAACGATTACACTTAGTCCAAACCACTACTTCTTCAACCAAACCATCACCTGCCTATGGTATTTCACATTCTGCTCATAAATTATCCAAAAGAAGTTGTTACCACTAGCTCTGTTTCAAACACCAACCGAAAGCCTTTACACCACAAAGACTTgatcttttcttcttcacatAACCATCTTAACCTCTTTTGATTCTCACAaccctttttcttcactttctaaCTTTATCCATAATTGATGTATAACCATTGACATTCTTTCTTAAAACACGAAGCTTCTCTTCAAAACCATAAACCACCAAAGAATTATTTGAAAACAACCAAACCTCCCTAGTGATCACACCCTAAACCTATGAAAGAACAACATCATCTATCCTTCACTTGCGTTTTCTCAAGCATCCTTGATTCATATAACAATGATTCTTATCTTTTGCTTAGCCCATACTTGAAGCACAACTACTGTTTTCCCTTTCTTAAAACTAGATACATCTCTAAAAGACTAGAAACTTACCTATTAAAGTTGAAAGACAATCAAGCCTCCTATAAGATTAGGCTCCAAACTTGTTAACAAACCGCTTCATATTAAC contains:
- the LOC108319401 gene encoding glycine-rich RNA-binding protein 7 gives rise to the protein MGGKGGGGGGKGGGGGKGGGGGKGSGGGNSSGGGGGGSGGYMKAPGGDGSYISRGVFESNPQAYFSGLHGASQPNK